A window of Corvus cornix cornix isolate S_Up_H32 chromosome 4, ASM73873v5, whole genome shotgun sequence contains these coding sequences:
- the LOC104690800 gene encoding transmembrane emp24 domain-containing protein 11-like, which produces MLSHSPGYAVVIYKCVTTSCLFSQIFFSLKNTLISSKQGTTTGLQTFVCNYLYSKAVQQGYTKNMKSKLIGFLMNFWISFSLALYFHIGEREEKCIIEDIPSDTLVVGNYKVQRWDIHKHDFLESAPGLGMFVTVTSPSGEVLLSKLYGPQGTFSFTSYLSGEHIICFQSNSTRFAVTAGSKLRIHLDIRVGEHFLDESAIQAKDKVDEVNVRLEHLIEQIHHVTKEQDYEREREEKFRKTSEETNSNILWWAIIQTLILISVGIWQIKSLRDFFIAKKLV; this is translated from the exons ATGCTATCTCATTCTCCAGGATATGCTGTAGTTATTTATAAATGTGTAACCACCAGCTGccttttttcacagatttttttctctctcaaaaatACACTGATAAGCAGCAAACAAGGAACAACCACAGGGCTACAGACATTTGTATGTAACTATTTATATTCAAAAGCAGTACAGCAGGGATATacaaaaaacatgaaaagcaaattaatagGATTTCTTATGAacttttggatttctttttcacttgctttgtattttcacatcggagaaagagaagagaaatgcatAATTGAAGATATTCCTAGCGACACGTTGGTAGTTG GGAATTACAAAGTACAACGCTGGGATATACATAAACACGACTTTCTTGAATCTGCTCCTGGTTTGGGAATGTTTGTGACTGTCACAAGTCCTTCTGGTGAG GTGCTATTGTCAAAACTGTATGGGCCACAAGggacattttcttttacatccTACCTCTCTGGGGAGCATATCATCTGTTTCCAGTCTAATTCCACAAGATTTGCAGTAACTGCAGGAAGTAAACTG cgTATCCACTTGGACATCAGAGTTGGGGAACATTTTTTGGATGAATCTGCTATTCAAGCCAAAGACAAAGTGGATGAAGTTAATGTCAGACTAGAACATCTAATCGAGCAAATTCATCACGTAACCAAAGAACAAGACTATGAAAGA GAGCGTGAAGAAAAATTTCGGAAGACAAGTGAAGAAACCAACAGCAATATTTTGTGGTGGGCTATAATACAAACACTAATCCTCATCTCCGTTGGAATCTGGCAAATCAAATCTCTCAGGGATTTCTTTATAGCTAAGAAGCTTGTTTAA